One Fundidesulfovibrio terrae genomic window carries:
- a CDS encoding NHLP leader peptide family RiPP precursor: protein MQMHLKNWEAIVEKALSDSGFKERLLADPVKVLAEEGTVVPEGVTVRVVESTDKEVWLVLPHHKTGYRFLSPYAAVYEGEEGELPGCDPKTCDHPAAGCPK, encoded by the coding sequence ATGCAGATGCATCTAAAGAATTGGGAAGCAATCGTAGAGAAGGCTTTGTCGGATTCCGGGTTCAAAGAACGTCTGCTGGCTGATCCAGTCAAAGTGCTCGCAGAGGAAGGAACGGTCGTGCCCGAGGGCGTCACCGTCAGGGTGGTGGAGTCGACCGACAAGGAAGTCTGGCTGGTGCTGCCGCACCACAAGACAGGCTACAGGTTCCTGAGCCCCTACGCCGCTGTGTATGAGGGGGAGGAGGGCGAACTCCCCGGGTGCGATCCCAAAACATGCGACCATCCCGCCGCCGGATGTCCGAAATGA
- a CDS encoding LysR family transcriptional regulator: MELRDLKTFVAVARLLSFHRAGEALHAAQSTVSARIATIEADLGVKLFERLGRRVALTEAGERLLDYARKILDLEDEARAWVSGEAEARGSLTVRVPESLCAYRMGGVIRRFRERFPNVRLSFTACTMEGLDKDLRQGVTDLAFLMADSIRAGDLIVELLGVERLVLVAAPAHRLAGRETVGPEDLRGETLVLSSADCSYRKMFESLLSDKGVETAAGVAFSSAAALRGCIMDGVGVSILPELAVRHDIEAGRLAILNWADGELETAVLMIRHKDKWLSPPLAAFMEMVRDRLMKGTPTPPRHLLENLFAPKTPQPGGDRCC, encoded by the coding sequence ATGGAATTGCGGGATTTGAAGACGTTCGTGGCCGTGGCCAGGCTCTTGAGCTTCCACCGCGCCGGCGAGGCGCTGCATGCGGCGCAGTCGACGGTATCGGCGCGTATCGCCACGATCGAGGCGGATCTCGGCGTGAAGCTGTTCGAGCGCCTCGGGCGGCGCGTCGCCCTCACCGAGGCGGGGGAACGCCTGCTCGATTACGCCCGCAAGATTCTCGACCTGGAGGACGAGGCCAGGGCCTGGGTGTCAGGCGAGGCTGAGGCGCGCGGGTCGCTCACGGTCAGGGTGCCGGAGTCGCTGTGCGCCTACCGGATGGGAGGAGTGATACGCCGTTTCCGGGAACGGTTCCCCAACGTCCGCCTGAGCTTCACGGCCTGCACCATGGAGGGCCTGGACAAGGACCTGCGCCAGGGAGTGACGGACCTGGCCTTCCTCATGGCGGATTCGATCCGGGCGGGAGACCTCATCGTTGAGCTCCTGGGCGTTGAGCGATTGGTCCTCGTGGCCGCGCCGGCACATCGGCTGGCTGGCCGGGAGACCGTGGGACCGGAGGACCTCCGGGGCGAAACCCTGGTCCTCTCCTCGGCGGACTGCTCCTACAGGAAGATGTTCGAGAGCCTGCTTTCCGACAAGGGCGTCGAAACCGCCGCAGGGGTGGCCTTCTCAAGCGCGGCGGCCTTGCGCGGCTGCATCATGGACGGCGTGGGCGTCAGCATTCTGCCGGAGCTGGCCGTGCGCCATGACATCGAGGCAGGGAGGCTGGCGATCCTGAACTGGGCTGATGGCGAACTGGAAACCGCCGTGCTCATGATCCGCCACAAGGACAAATGGCTGTCCCCTCCCCTGGCCGCGTTCATGGAAATGGTGCGGGACAGGCTCATGAAAGGAACGCCTACTCCGCCCAGACATCTGCTCGAAAACCTGTTCGCACCAAAGACGCCGCAACCGGGAGGCGACCGGTGCTGCTAG
- a CDS encoding C-GCAxxG-C-C family protein, producing MNKEQVEQRTYELFQGGLICSESVLTAVLEASGVCVDGFAPRMATPFGGGVGRCREEMCGALAGGLIALGMVQGRVKAGESWDDIAANASEFRERVRAITGHTRCKDVLNALGPQENLEKCKRFTARTAGILHEILEMAEPAAAPKACGCCATKN from the coding sequence ATGAACAAGGAACAAGTGGAACAGCGGACCTACGAACTTTTCCAGGGCGGGCTCATCTGTTCGGAGTCCGTGCTCACAGCCGTACTCGAAGCATCCGGCGTTTGCGTCGACGGCTTCGCCCCCCGGATGGCCACTCCCTTCGGCGGCGGCGTGGGCCGTTGCCGGGAGGAAATGTGCGGCGCGCTGGCCGGCGGGCTCATTGCGCTGGGCATGGTGCAGGGCCGCGTGAAGGCCGGTGAGAGCTGGGATGACATCGCCGCCAACGCCTCGGAGTTCAGGGAGAGGGTCCGGGCCATCACCGGACACACCCGCTGCAAGGACGTGCTCAATGCTCTCGGTCCCCAGGAGAACCTGGAGAAGTGCAAGCGTTTCACCGCACGCACTGCCGGAATTCTGCACGAAATACTCGAGATGGCCGAGCCCGCCGCCGCCCCCAAGGCATGCGGCTGCTGCGCTACGAAGAATTGA
- a CDS encoding putative zinc-binding protein gives MSCEKASPSKPMSGCEQQYETVNILKPAGVCQLCEDFSARESIKPVAVMCCEGSCLRGEIARQASNILCHSLLPERTARVCLGGAFTKNTGQRALVRNAPRVIAMEGCFLKCATRMMQGVLDGLEPEVVITDSLIDFDRDLFSADEMPEVEIMGHALNVAEQIAARLGDQQPAQPSAGTCCACSR, from the coding sequence ATGAGCTGCGAAAAGGCCTCCCCCTCGAAACCCATGTCTGGTTGCGAGCAGCAGTATGAAACAGTGAACATCCTCAAGCCGGCCGGCGTCTGCCAGCTCTGCGAGGACTTCTCCGCCCGCGAATCGATCAAACCCGTGGCCGTCATGTGCTGCGAGGGATCATGCCTGCGGGGCGAGATCGCGCGGCAGGCGTCCAACATCCTCTGCCACTCGCTTCTGCCGGAAAGGACCGCGCGCGTCTGTCTCGGAGGCGCGTTCACCAAGAACACCGGGCAGCGCGCCCTGGTCCGCAACGCCCCCCGCGTCATCGCCATGGAAGGCTGCTTCCTGAAATGCGCCACGCGCATGATGCAGGGAGTTCTGGATGGTCTCGAGCCCGAAGTGGTCATCACCGATTCCCTTATCGATTTCGACCGCGATCTCTTCAGCGCGGACGAGATGCCCGAAGTGGAGATCATGGGGCACGCGCTCAACGTGGCCGAGCAGATCGCCGCCAGGCTCGGGGATCAGCAGCCTGCCCAGCCCTCGGCGGGTACGTGCTGCGCCTGCTCCCGGTAA
- the arsM gene encoding arsenite methyltransferase, whose product MKGEDAGEIRTTIRERYAKTALGSGGGCCDSGCCGSKEPATAEELALRIGYSRQELQAMPEGANMGLGCGNPQAIAALKSGEVVVDLGSGGGFDCFLAARQVGTAGKVIGVDMTPEMVEKARRNAQSIQCGNVSFRLGEIEHLPVADGEADVLISNCVVNLSTDKAQVFREAYRVLKPGGRIAMADIVALADIPEEIRRDVMLHAECVAGAERVEKLTRMLEDAGFHSVSIRANTESGKILEEMFPGLALKGIIASAVIEAAKK is encoded by the coding sequence ATGAAAGGCGAAGATGCTGGCGAAATCAGGACAACTATACGCGAGCGGTACGCGAAGACCGCGCTGGGCAGTGGAGGCGGCTGCTGCGACAGCGGCTGCTGCGGCTCGAAGGAGCCGGCCACGGCTGAAGAACTCGCCTTGAGGATCGGCTATTCCCGGCAGGAGCTCCAGGCCATGCCGGAAGGGGCAAACATGGGCCTGGGTTGCGGCAACCCCCAGGCGATCGCGGCGCTCAAATCCGGCGAAGTGGTGGTGGACCTGGGGAGCGGCGGCGGCTTCGACTGCTTTCTTGCAGCCCGCCAGGTCGGGACGGCCGGAAAAGTGATCGGTGTGGACATGACACCCGAGATGGTCGAAAAAGCGAGACGGAACGCCCAGTCAATCCAGTGCGGCAACGTATCCTTCAGGCTGGGCGAGATCGAGCACCTGCCCGTCGCGGACGGGGAAGCGGACGTGCTGATCTCCAACTGCGTGGTGAACCTGAGCACTGACAAGGCGCAGGTGTTCCGGGAAGCCTACCGGGTGCTCAAACCGGGGGGCAGGATCGCCATGGCGGATATCGTGGCGCTGGCGGACATCCCGGAGGAAATCCGGCGTGACGTCATGCTCCACGCCGAATGCGTGGCCGGTGCCGAACGCGTGGAAAAGCTTACGCGCATGCTGGAGGATGCGGGCTTTCACAGCGTGTCCATCCGCGCGAACACGGAGAGCGGAAAGATACTGGAGGAGATGTTCCCCGGGCTTGCCTTGAAGGGGATCATCGCGTCGGCAGTCATCGAGGCCGCCAAGAAGTAG
- the sigZ gene encoding RNA polymerase sigma factor SigZ → MRHRLETIWHEHRDELKAFIMRRVKSLAEAEDILQDVSLKMLSSLNAHTRVVHPRAWLFAIARNAVVDHFRNRRPLDPLPEDLTGHCPDSGSGPLEEIGNCLAPMLSALPPKIREAIVLADLEGVKQRQVSERLGISLAAVKSRILRGRTQMRRMIEDCCHLELDSRGSIMDFTPKAPGCPGCADNAPARDHHTAP, encoded by the coding sequence GTGCGACACCGGCTGGAAACGATCTGGCATGAGCACAGGGATGAGCTCAAGGCATTCATCATGCGGCGGGTGAAGTCCCTGGCCGAGGCCGAGGACATCCTGCAGGACGTATCCCTCAAGATGCTCTCCAGCCTGAACGCGCACACCCGCGTGGTCCATCCGCGAGCATGGTTGTTCGCCATCGCCCGCAACGCGGTGGTGGACCATTTCCGGAACAGGCGCCCGCTGGACCCGCTTCCGGAAGATCTGACCGGCCACTGCCCTGATTCGGGCAGTGGCCCCCTTGAGGAGATCGGCAACTGCCTGGCCCCGATGCTAAGCGCCCTGCCCCCGAAAATCCGCGAGGCCATCGTCCTGGCCGATCTGGAAGGAGTGAAGCAGCGGCAGGTCTCCGAACGCCTGGGGATCTCCCTGGCGGCCGTAAAGTCACGCATTTTGCGGGGACGGACCCAGATGCGGAGGATGATCGAGGACTGCTGCCACCTGGAGCTGGATTCACGGGGGAGCATCATGGACTTTACGCCGAAAGCCCCTGGCTGTCCCGGTTGCGCCGACAACGCTCCTGCCCGCGATCATCACACGGCTCCTTAG
- a CDS encoding ArsR/SmtB family transcription factor, giving the protein MKSISQLFKALGDETRLRIVHLLSEGELCVCDLTHALGMPQSTVSRHLALLKNAAIVSDRRCKTWAYYRLSDEARPFVRDILAVLGKHLADSNQACIDLAALREYRSCSDRNCDQPATRGRKA; this is encoded by the coding sequence ATGAAGTCTATTTCCCAGTTGTTCAAGGCCTTGGGTGATGAGACGCGCCTGCGCATAGTCCACCTGCTCTCCGAGGGTGAATTGTGTGTGTGCGACCTGACCCATGCCCTCGGGATGCCCCAATCCACCGTGTCACGCCACTTGGCGCTCCTGAAAAACGCAGCCATCGTCTCCGACCGCAGGTGCAAGACTTGGGCGTACTACCGCCTGTCGGATGAAGCACGGCCCTTTGTCCGCGACATCCTGGCCGTTCTCGGCAAGCACCTGGCAGATTCGAATCAAGCGTGTATCGACCTAGCCGCCTTGCGGGAGTACCGCTCCTGCTCGGATAGAAATTGCGATCAACCGGCAACGCGAGGGAGGAAGGCATGA
- a CDS encoding 4Fe-4S dicluster domain-containing protein, whose protein sequence is MSMNRRALLKAGAALGGSLGVANLAAQHEARAATNADRVTNLPVLDHVKAQPGEDVLIRMQRELVRAMNKPVEKRRWGMVIDTRKCVGCHSCNVGCVMENKLPPGVVYRPVVDLEVGVYPNVGRKFLPRPCMQCDNPPCVPVCPVNATWKRPDGVVEIDYTICIGCRYCITACPYQARTFDFGQDWTGGAATGKDAALALETGRKYQHEPSYEYGTAWQRGEGVIPKSPVGNARKCMFCVHRLEHCQLPMCTTTCIGRATFFGDLSDPKSLVSEQAVSNNAVLLKQELGTAPKVIYLV, encoded by the coding sequence ATGAGCATGAACCGACGAGCGCTTCTAAAGGCAGGGGCCGCCCTGGGTGGCTCCCTTGGCGTTGCGAACCTGGCGGCCCAGCATGAGGCACGGGCCGCGACCAACGCGGACCGGGTCACGAATCTTCCAGTCCTTGATCACGTCAAGGCCCAACCGGGCGAGGACGTGCTCATCCGCATGCAGCGGGAACTGGTCCGGGCCATGAACAAGCCCGTTGAGAAACGGCGCTGGGGAATGGTCATCGACACGCGCAAGTGCGTGGGCTGCCACTCCTGCAATGTGGGCTGCGTCATGGAGAACAAGCTCCCCCCGGGCGTAGTCTACCGGCCGGTGGTCGACCTGGAGGTCGGCGTCTATCCCAATGTCGGCCGAAAGTTCCTGCCCCGCCCGTGCATGCAGTGCGACAATCCCCCCTGCGTTCCGGTCTGTCCCGTCAACGCCACCTGGAAGCGCCCCGACGGCGTGGTGGAGATCGACTACACCATCTGCATCGGCTGCCGCTACTGCATCACCGCCTGCCCCTACCAGGCCCGGACCTTCGACTTCGGCCAGGACTGGACCGGGGGCGCCGCCACAGGCAAGGACGCCGCCCTGGCCCTGGAAACCGGCCGGAAATACCAGCATGAGCCTTCCTACGAGTACGGAACCGCCTGGCAACGCGGCGAGGGAGTCATTCCCAAAAGCCCTGTGGGCAACGCCAGGAAATGCATGTTCTGCGTGCACCGTCTGGAGCACTGCCAGCTGCCCATGTGCACCACCACGTGCATCGGACGGGCCACGTTCTTCGGCGATCTGAGTGACCCCAAGTCGCTGGTCTCCGAACAGGCCGTGAGCAACAACGCCGTGCTCCTGAAGCAGGAACTCGGCACCGCGCCCAAAGTCATCTACCTGGTCTGA
- the nrfD gene encoding NrfD/PsrC family molybdoenzyme membrane anchor subunit: MAASSARSTQQSGRSPLFWGLWIAAAVLGGLGLYQRFIHGDQAADFSSYVPWGLWVAAYIYFSGLSAGAFLIAAAAYTLKIRAFQPIARMCLLVALVTLLMGLMAIGLDLGHMERALLVFLRPQFHSMMTWMVWLYTAYFILLLVMLSRGSKTAGSQDNLGGLGLLGIFLALGFAGGAGNLFGTVAAREYWHTSLYPIFFMVGGLTSGAALVAALVAWFWPERGDAWKELVALLGRLVLVLVLVEVVLEASEYLVPAWYGIGSGYDMAQYVLFGPHWYVFWIFHVLLGVAVPLTLLANTRSPGSIGLGGGLVAVTFLAVRYNLVIPGLIAPEFQGLAEAYTDPVGGKLSFLYAPTWFEWQVLLGIVAAGVALWYVGMRLFPMVFPGSSQGSEVRS; encoded by the coding sequence ATGGCTGCCTCTTCAGCACGTTCGACGCAACAATCCGGCCGATCGCCGCTTTTCTGGGGTCTATGGATCGCTGCCGCCGTCTTGGGCGGACTGGGTCTTTATCAACGGTTCATCCACGGCGACCAGGCTGCGGACTTTTCCAGCTATGTGCCCTGGGGCCTTTGGGTGGCCGCCTACATCTACTTCAGCGGCCTGTCCGCGGGCGCGTTCCTGATCGCTGCTGCGGCGTACACCCTGAAAATAAGGGCATTCCAACCCATCGCCCGGATGTGCCTGCTCGTGGCGCTGGTCACGCTGCTCATGGGACTCATGGCCATCGGCCTTGACTTGGGCCACATGGAAAGGGCCTTGCTGGTTTTCCTTCGCCCGCAGTTTCATTCCATGATGACCTGGATGGTCTGGCTGTATACGGCCTACTTCATCCTGCTGCTGGTCATGCTTTCGCGTGGCTCGAAGACAGCCGGGAGCCAGGACAACCTCGGGGGCTTGGGGCTTCTCGGCATCTTCCTGGCCCTAGGTTTCGCCGGTGGGGCCGGGAACCTTTTCGGCACCGTGGCCGCGCGCGAATACTGGCACACGTCGCTCTATCCCATCTTTTTCATGGTCGGCGGCCTCACTTCGGGTGCGGCCCTGGTCGCGGCCCTGGTGGCCTGGTTCTGGCCCGAGCGGGGTGACGCATGGAAGGAGCTGGTCGCCTTGCTTGGGCGCCTGGTGCTGGTCCTGGTGCTGGTGGAGGTCGTTCTGGAGGCGTCCGAGTATCTGGTCCCGGCCTGGTACGGAATCGGCTCAGGCTACGACATGGCGCAGTATGTTCTTTTCGGTCCGCATTGGTACGTCTTCTGGATATTCCACGTGCTGCTCGGCGTGGCCGTTCCCCTGACGCTCTTGGCTAACACCCGTAGCCCGGGCAGCATCGGCCTGGGTGGGGGGCTGGTGGCGGTCACGTTCCTCGCCGTGCGATACAATCTGGTCATCCCAGGGCTGATCGCGCCGGAGTTCCAGGGGCTGGCCGAGGCATACACCGACCCCGTAGGAGGCAAGCTTTCCTTCCTGTACGCGCCCACATGGTTCGAGTGGCAGGTGCTTCTGGGCATCGTCGCTGCGGGCGTGGCCCTGTGGTACGTTGGGATGCGGCTTTTCCCGATGGTCTTCCCCGGTTCTTCCCAAGGAAGCGAGGTGCGCTCATGA
- a CDS encoding molybdopterin-dependent oxidoreductase, with protein sequence MLGCQRQGQPGGDVSGAGPYPPSDASNVLYTACLQCNTQCTLKVKFQDGLVTKIDGNPYSPVTVQPQLPYETPPVEAVAVDGAICPKGQSGVQTLYDPYRLRKVLKRTGPRGANKWKSIPFDQAIKEITGGGQLFADIGEKRDVPGFKDVMALKDPKLAKALASDVDAVRKGEMTVDAFKEKNAANLNMLIDPDHPDLGPKNNQFVLQGGRIAPDRDVITKRFTFQSLGSVNWFGHTTICEQAHHVAFMYSLASWQESGGKYSWGKGPNHMKPDYTKAEFVIFWGTGFNEANFGPTPMSPRVSQAIVDGKLKIAVIDPRLSKSAAKGWWIPVHPNGNLALAMAMIRWIIDNKRFDEPFLRNANKAAANANGEKSWTNATWLVNPKNGKFLRASEAGVGTENQFVVLVNGTPTAVDPSDAKNPVVGDLDASATLNGVEASTAFKTLKDASSVKSLEEYAQVAGLEPGQIESLAREFTSHGKKAAIDFYRGPIKTTYGYYAAQAIIVLNFLIGNVDHMGGFMKGGGAWDGSGNKQGQPFPVGKMHPNALTPFGVKLTRESSGPYETTTLFKRDGYPAKRPWFPFTDDVYQEIIPAACAGYPYPIKILWLHYGTPAFATPAGHLQIKMLQDTQKIPLFIATDIVIGETSMYADYIFPDLSYLERWSNPLGTSPVVLSQISKFRQPVAAPIPEIVTVDGEEMPISIETTMLALAKNLGMSGFGKDAFGPGMNLNRPEDFHLKMIANLAAGDKPGNEVPEADEAELALFRKARRHLPKGVFDEAKWQAAVGPIWKRVVYLLNRGGRFEPASGAYAGAFSGHPWANQLNIYVEPVGAGKHSVQGKPLSGVPRYEVQEHFDGKPVAFPAEYNLELITYKDIQGTQSRTPGNYVAQLAIAPENFVFVNAADAERLGLVDGDLVRVESASFKGNIELGPGQAPSLVQGKLRPTQGMRPGVVGISFHYGHWAYGSRDVEIDGLRIPGELARGKGLAANPAMAVDGYLKDVCLTDPIAGDSSFTGTRVRLVKVADAKRSTIPASAWVPLGWAKL encoded by the coding sequence ATGCTGGGTTGCCAACGCCAGGGGCAGCCGGGCGGCGATGTATCCGGGGCCGGGCCGTACCCTCCGTCGGACGCTTCGAACGTCCTGTACACGGCCTGTTTGCAATGCAACACCCAGTGCACCCTGAAGGTCAAATTCCAGGACGGCCTGGTCACCAAGATCGACGGCAACCCTTACAGTCCGGTGACCGTACAGCCGCAGTTGCCCTATGAAACGCCCCCCGTCGAGGCCGTGGCCGTGGACGGGGCCATATGCCCCAAGGGCCAATCCGGAGTGCAGACCCTCTACGACCCCTACCGCCTGCGCAAGGTGCTCAAGCGCACCGGGCCGCGCGGTGCCAACAAATGGAAATCCATCCCCTTCGACCAGGCCATCAAGGAGATCACGGGCGGCGGCCAGTTGTTCGCCGACATTGGGGAAAAGCGCGACGTGCCGGGCTTCAAGGACGTCATGGCCCTCAAGGATCCCAAGTTGGCCAAGGCGTTGGCCTCGGACGTGGACGCCGTGCGCAAGGGCGAGATGACAGTGGACGCCTTCAAGGAGAAGAACGCTGCCAACCTGAACATGCTCATCGACCCGGACCATCCGGACCTGGGCCCCAAGAACAACCAGTTCGTCCTGCAGGGCGGGCGTATCGCCCCGGACCGGGACGTGATCACCAAGCGGTTCACCTTCCAATCGCTTGGCTCGGTCAACTGGTTCGGACACACCACCATCTGCGAACAAGCCCACCACGTGGCCTTCATGTACTCCCTGGCCTCCTGGCAGGAGAGCGGCGGCAAGTACTCTTGGGGCAAGGGCCCCAACCACATGAAGCCGGACTACACCAAGGCGGAGTTCGTGATCTTCTGGGGCACGGGCTTCAACGAGGCCAACTTCGGCCCGACGCCCATGAGCCCCCGGGTGTCCCAGGCCATCGTGGATGGGAAGCTGAAGATTGCGGTCATTGACCCCAGGCTCTCCAAGAGCGCGGCCAAAGGCTGGTGGATTCCGGTCCACCCCAACGGCAACCTGGCCCTGGCCATGGCCATGATCCGCTGGATCATCGACAACAAGCGTTTTGACGAGCCCTTCCTGCGAAACGCCAACAAAGCTGCGGCCAACGCCAACGGCGAGAAGAGCTGGACCAACGCCACCTGGCTGGTGAACCCCAAGAACGGCAAGTTCCTGCGGGCTTCCGAGGCCGGGGTGGGCACGGAGAACCAGTTTGTGGTCCTGGTGAACGGGACCCCCACGGCCGTGGATCCGTCGGACGCCAAGAATCCGGTGGTGGGCGATCTGGACGCGTCCGCCACCCTGAACGGGGTGGAGGCATCTACGGCCTTCAAGACGCTCAAGGACGCCTCTTCCGTGAAGAGCCTCGAGGAGTATGCCCAGGTCGCGGGCCTGGAGCCCGGGCAGATCGAATCCCTGGCCCGGGAGTTCACTAGCCATGGCAAAAAGGCGGCCATCGACTTCTATCGCGGCCCCATCAAGACCACCTACGGCTACTACGCGGCCCAGGCCATCATCGTGCTCAACTTCCTGATCGGCAACGTGGACCACATGGGCGGGTTCATGAAGGGCGGCGGCGCCTGGGACGGCTCCGGCAACAAACAGGGCCAGCCGTTCCCTGTGGGCAAGATGCATCCGAACGCGCTCACGCCGTTTGGCGTGAAGCTCACCCGCGAGAGTTCCGGCCCCTACGAAACGACAACCCTCTTCAAGCGCGACGGCTACCCGGCCAAGCGGCCCTGGTTCCCCTTCACCGACGACGTGTACCAGGAAATCATCCCCGCGGCCTGCGCCGGGTATCCGTATCCCATCAAGATACTGTGGCTGCACTACGGCACCCCGGCGTTCGCCACTCCCGCCGGGCACCTGCAAATCAAGATGCTCCAGGACACCCAGAAGATTCCGCTGTTCATCGCCACCGACATCGTGATCGGCGAGACCAGCATGTACGCGGACTACATCTTCCCGGACCTTTCCTATCTGGAGCGTTGGTCCAACCCCCTGGGCACCAGCCCGGTGGTGCTCTCCCAGATCAGCAAGTTCCGCCAGCCCGTGGCCGCGCCCATCCCGGAAATCGTCACCGTGGACGGCGAGGAGATGCCCATCAGCATCGAGACCACCATGCTGGCCCTGGCCAAGAACCTGGGCATGTCCGGGTTCGGCAAGGACGCCTTCGGCCCTGGAATGAACCTCAATCGACCCGAGGACTTCCACCTGAAGATGATCGCCAACCTGGCCGCCGGGGACAAGCCCGGCAACGAAGTGCCCGAGGCGGACGAGGCGGAGCTGGCCCTGTTCCGCAAGGCTAGGCGGCATCTGCCCAAGGGGGTCTTCGACGAAGCCAAGTGGCAGGCGGCCGTGGGGCCCATCTGGAAGCGCGTGGTGTATCTGCTCAACCGGGGAGGCCGCTTCGAGCCCGCTTCCGGGGCCTATGCCGGGGCGTTCTCCGGCCATCCCTGGGCCAACCAGTTAAACATCTACGTGGAGCCGGTGGGCGCGGGCAAACACTCCGTGCAGGGCAAGCCCCTCTCGGGCGTGCCGCGTTACGAGGTCCAGGAGCACTTCGACGGCAAGCCTGTGGCCTTCCCGGCCGAATACAACCTGGAGCTGATCACCTACAAGGACATCCAGGGCACCCAATCGCGGACCCCGGGCAACTATGTCGCGCAGTTGGCCATCGCGCCTGAGAACTTCGTCTTCGTGAACGCCGCCGATGCGGAACGCCTGGGACTCGTTGACGGCGACCTGGTGCGGGTGGAGAGCGCCAGCTTCAAAGGCAACATCGAACTGGGGCCTGGCCAAGCGCCGAGCCTGGTGCAAGGAAAGCTCCGCCCCACCCAGGGCATGCGGCCCGGAGTGGTGGGCATCTCCTTCCACTATGGGCACTGGGCCTACGGAAGCCGCGACGTGGAAATCGACGGCCTGCGGATTCCCGGTGAACTGGCGCGCGGCAAGGGGCTCGCGGCCAATCCGGCCATGGCCGTGGACGGCTATCTCAAGGACGTGTGCCTGACCGATCCCATTGCTGGGGACAGCTCCTTCACTGGCACGCGGGTGAGGCTGGTCAAGGTGGCGGACGCCAAGCGCTCCACCATTCCCGCCTCGGCCTGGGTTCCGTTGGGATGGGCCAAGCTCTGA
- a CDS encoding 4Fe-4S dicluster domain-containing protein, which produces MLSVLLARLQQKHRTIKYPKGSPPELPDRFRGRPSIDAAKCVTGCRACADACPTGAVTVADVVRIDMGKCLFCADCQAACPQSAITFTTDHQLAARCRSDLIVEPNRQGPPHEAALDGDLMKIFGRSLKLRQVSAGGCNACEADINVLGTVGWDLGRFGIQFVASPRHADGLLITGPVTQNMRLGLEKTLRSVAEPKIVIVSGACAISGGPYIDHAQSNNGSGKYMPVNLFIPGCPPHPLTILDGLLRLLGRI; this is translated from the coding sequence ATGCTGAGTGTTCTTTTGGCAAGATTGCAACAGAAGCATCGCACGATAAAGTACCCCAAAGGGTCGCCGCCCGAGTTGCCGGACCGGTTCCGAGGCCGTCCGAGCATCGACGCCGCCAAGTGCGTCACGGGCTGTCGCGCCTGCGCCGACGCCTGCCCCACCGGGGCCGTGACCGTGGCGGACGTCGTTCGCATCGACATGGGTAAATGCCTCTTCTGCGCCGATTGCCAGGCGGCATGCCCGCAAAGCGCCATCACCTTCACCACCGACCACCAGTTGGCCGCGCGCTGCCGCTCCGACCTGATCGTTGAACCGAACCGGCAGGGGCCGCCCCACGAGGCCGCCCTCGACGGCGACTTGATGAAGATATTCGGCCGCTCGCTCAAACTGCGCCAAGTCAGCGCGGGCGGCTGCAACGCCTGCGAGGCGGACATCAACGTCCTGGGCACTGTCGGCTGGGACCTCGGCCGTTTCGGCATCCAGTTTGTCGCGTCCCCGCGCCACGCGGATGGGCTCTTGATAACAGGACCAGTAACTCAAAACATGCGTCTTGGCCTGGAAAAGACTTTACGCTCCGTTGCAGAACCAAAGATTGTGATCGTATCCGGTGCTTGCGCAATTTCCGGCGGCCCATACATCGACCATGCGCAGTCCAACAATGGATCAGGCAAATATATGCCGGTCAACCTCTTCATACCGGGGTGCCCACCGCATCCGCTGACAATTCTCGACGGCCTGCTCCGTCTTCTTGGAAGAATCTAA